The following coding sequences lie in one Phalacrocorax aristotelis chromosome 2, bGulAri2.1, whole genome shotgun sequence genomic window:
- the JCAD gene encoding junctional cadherin 5-associated protein isoform X2, producing MKGLAAAPGAPRHPKESQLKVGTGTGYVRSGLREGCEVPGDCKWQSLGMENWNQPKKVGRQMSEGDREKLLQELYSLTLGDNVLSAQNKGKSQSLPRVLSPENMRCVEMPSLTNSNNSLSVTKTPSYPPNRLSVEPAKHHEMGGHFLPLVKPKYGRPLKPPSYELQRQTRAPAETAGFQDHYQKDEPTSYLAKVNETRQDACIQDSGLEPPVYVPPPSYKSPPHQNVTPHPLNEVPNTNTYATSDPQGPAEQVVPCQRPAVNTFEVGEDPCKDNHLPHGKQSHVRRPTDYLRSVQYIPFDDPRIRHIKIAPPEGLQHNTKYTENACSPSSGALQERDLEVQYNSAFLDASNLSSSAKEERTSNSSTHSNRWLAPSTRDQENCALPDQRDSCSTTNHSTRNEDSAEYTKGKFSVRNSHMDSTCETVTKVKKFEPGTGMQSKKSSKKKMNETIFCLVSIPVKSESNLPDTDRNNNITQSPDKNGFDNNGALQEQSLLSMSSTDLELQALTGSMTNKNELQKQELWRPEEFKQMNDLRFIQPAKHRELKYSGSWPGDQYKDQQTQTSFAEEPKSPQFFHGTKPGQPNTNKVLSPKLLGRTASTIGSKQTGLPSDGGSCRQSAYGMKGQTHLSQSSNSAFSRTASSVLQAPSPKAHHSQPVPAQERETSLLSKGDVVKGDAGAPCNSKELFGQFLLKPVSRRPWDAISELESFNKELQGQEESTSSEEDLESAVASPQAGALTQRRASRNEKSNQEPKHSGKSETVVPEVPVFKSGRVKSKSESWSMGTERGGEPGCIGSQGSSQPGGSSEGAGPADGSLITEMRMGEAKSRTNKQTVHVGPLKRVLSSSPSSSCYSNPFNNPVLQEISEDQNYLDFVKLSKGATPTNDTVLERGSVVRLSLTKRNQGRSEPDLRSVGLDVAPGPGANNSDHSSNANAVEIPVNESLQARAARILGIDIAVESLLPDDHVGPHPGASPRNGAQEFGSSMGSTVSDKEGKKDGSYEGRRKCGWTESALFVGVGGRSLYPDECQTAHQETSAKTLVTEQVLEHPASPSQGEDQNLVCKSAVYQHSEKRVRSTSKVIETLQGKLTSPPSRTAMDRLVRMKEVDSVSRMRRLSIKSADSGEEVDEEKLSRVQEERGSKLASSGAVSNRVISLNENGYLGGMDKKKIIRDFSLDTYDPTKVEKV from the exons ATGAAAGgcctggctgcagccccaggggcaCCCCGGCACCCCAAGGAGAGTCAGCTGAAAGTGGGGACGGGCACAGGGTACGTCAGAAGCGGCCTGCGGGAGGGCTGCGAAGTGCCTGGCGACTGCAAATGGCAAAGTCTGGGAATGGAAAACTGGAACCAGCCAAAAAAGGTAGGGAGGCAAATGTCTGAGGGTGACAGGGAGAAACTCCTTCAAGAGCTGTATTCACTGACTCTGGGAGACAACGTACTGAGCGCCCAGAACAAGGGGAAATCGCAGTCATTGCCGAGGGTCCTTTCGCCAGAGAACATGAGGTGTGTGGAAATGCCCTCACTGACCAACAGTAACAACTCGCTCAGCGTAACTAAAACCCCCTCCTATCCCCCAAACAGACTGAGTGTGGAACCAGCCAAGCACCATGAAATGGGAGGCCATTTCCTTCCCCTGGTGAAACCCAAGTATGGGAGACCTCTGAAGCCTCCGTCCTATGAACTGCAGCGGCAGACAAGGGCACCTGCAGAAACTGCAGGTTTCCAGGACCACTACCAGAAAGACGAACCCACCTCCTACTTAGCCAAAGTTAATGAGACAAGGCAAGATGCTTGCATCCAAGACTCTGGTTTGGAGCCCCCGGTCTATGTACCTCCTCCTTCTTACAAATCCCCACCTCACCAAAACGTGACCCCACATCCCCTCAATGAAGTGCCTAACACCAACACGTATGCCACCAGCGATCCGCAGGGTCCTGCAGAGCAGGTTGTACCCTGCCAACGACCAGCTGTGAATACTTTTGAAGTGGGGGAGGACCCTTGCAAAGACAACCATCTTCCTCATGGGAAACAAAGCCATGTGAGGCGCCCCACTGACTACCTGCGTTCTGTTCAGTATATTCCCTTTGATGATCCTCGGATACGACACATTAAAATTGCACCACCAGAAGGTCTGCAGCACAACACTAAATACACTGAAAATGCATGTAGTCCCAGTTCTGGTGCTTTACAAGAGAGAGATCTCGAAGTACAGTACAACAGTGCCTTTTTGGATGCATCAAACTTGTCCAGttctgcaaaggaagaaagaacttCCAACAGCTCCACTCATAGCAACAGATGGTTGGCACCATCCACGCGAGATCAGGAAAACTGTGCCTTGCCTGACCAAAGAGACAGTTGTAGCACAACTAATCACAGCACCCGTAATGAAGACAGTGCAGAGTACACAAAAGGCaaattttctgtaagaaattcACATATGGACAGCACCTGTGAGACTgttacaaaagtaaaaaagtttGAACCTGGAACTGGGATGCAGAGCAAAAAgagttcaaagaaaaaaatgaatgaaactATATTTTGTTTGGTCTCTATCCCAGTTAAATCAGAATCCAATCTGCCAGATACAGATAGGAACAACAACATAACCCAGAGCCCTGATAAGAATGGGTTTGATAACAATGGGGCTTTGCAAGAACAAAGTCTCTTAAGTATGTCTTCAACTGACTTGGAGTTACAAGCGCTTACAGGAAGCATGACCAATAAAAATGAGTTACAAAAACAAGAGCTGTGGAGACCAGAAGAGTTCAAACAAATGAATGACCTCAGATTTATTCAGcctgcaaaacacagagagCTCAAATACTCTGGCTCCTGGCCAGGTGATCAGTACAAAGACCAGCAGACACAGACCAGTTTTGCCGAAGAACCTAAAAGCCCACAATTTTTCCATGGTACAAAGCCTGGGCAGCCCAATACTAACAAAGTGCTGTCTCCGAAGCTCCTAGGACGTACAGCATCCACGATAGGGTCAAAACAGACAGGGTTACCTTCTGACggagggagctgcagacagAGTGCTTACGGGATGAAGGGTCAGACGCACCTCAGCCAGTCTAGCAACAGTGCATTTTCTAGGACTGCCAGCTCGGTCCTTCAGGCCCCCTCCCCAAAAGCCCACCACAGCCAGCCTGTGCCTGCCCAGGAGAGGGAAACCAGCCTTCTTTCCAAGGGAGATGTAGTTAAGGGAGACGCAGGCGCTCCCTGCAACAGTAAAGAGCTGTTTGGGCAGTTCCTGTTGAAGCCTGTAAGTCGCCGTCCCTGGGATGCAATAAGTGAGCTAGAAAGTTTTAACAAGGAGCtgcaagggcaggaggagagcacAAGCAGTGAAGAAGATTTGGAAAGTGCTGTGGCTTCTCCACAGGCAGGTGCACTTACACAGAGGAGGGCGTCCAGAAATGAGAAGTCAAACCAGGAGCCAAAACACAGTGGGAAATCGGAAACAGTTGTGCCAGAGGTGCCGGTATTTAAGTCAGGAAGAGTTAAAAGTAAGTCTGAAAGTTGGAGCATGGGGACAGAACGTGGCGGCGAGCCTGGCTGCATTGGTTCTCAAGGCTCCTCACAGCCAGGAGGGAGCAGTGAAGGAGCTGGGCCAGCAGATGGAAGTCTGATAACAGAAATGAGGATGGGGGAAGCCAAGAGCAGAACAAACAAGCAGACAGTTCACGTGGGCCCTCTCAAGAGAGTTTTGTCCAGTAGTCCAAGCAGTTCATGTTACAGTAATCCTTTCAATAACCCTGTCTTGCAGGAGATAAGTGAAGACCAAAATTACCTAGACTTTGTTAAACTGAGCAAAGGTGCAACTCCCACAAATGATACAGTGTTAGAGAGAGGCTCGGTAGTACGCTTGTCACTAACAAAGAGGAACCAAGGGCGCTCTGAGCCGGATTTGAGGTCAGTGGGACTTGATGTAGCCCCAGGACCTGGTGCTAACAATTCTGATCACTCTTCAAATGCAAATGCAGTGGAAATCCCTGTGAATGAGTCATTGCAGGCAAGAGCTGCAAGAATTTTAGGTATAGATATAGCAGTGGAGTCTCTCCTTCCAGATGACCATGTTGGGCCGCACCCAGGCGCTAGCCCTCGAAATGGTGCCCAGGAGTTTGGGTCATCAATGGGGAGCACAGTAAGtgacaaagaaggaaaaaaagatggttCTTATGAAGGCAGACGAAAGTGTGGCTGGACAGAGAGTGCTCTCTTTGTTGGGGTGGGAGGACGATCTTTATACCCTGATGAATGCCAGACCGCTCACCAGGAAACCAGTGCTAAAACACTAGTAACTGAGCAAGTTCTTGAACACCCTGCAAGTCCTAGCCAAGGTGAGGACCAAAACTTGGTTTGCAAGTCAGCTGTGTATCAGCACTCAGAAAAGAGAGTGAGAAGCACCTCAAAAGTGATAGAGACACTCCAAGGCAAGCTCACTTCTCCACCTAGTCGGACTGCCATGGATCGCTTAGTGCGAATGAAAGAAGTTGACTCTGTGTCGCGGATGAGACGCCTGAGCATTAAGAGCGCAGACTCGGGAGAGGAGGTGGACGAGGAGAAGCTGTCGAGGGTACAAGAGGAGAGAGGAAGTAAACTGGCAAGCTCAGGGGCAGTTTCTAATCGTGTTATCTCTCTCAATGAAAATGGATATTTAGGTGGAATGGACAAGAAGAAGATCATCAGAGACTTTTCTTTAG atacatATGACCCCACCAAAGTTGAAAAGGTGTAA
- the JCAD gene encoding junctional cadherin 5-associated protein isoform X1, producing the protein MFSVEDLLISHGYKLSKNPPVSYENRYDGYRHEIVGNRSAQRTLNGFETELRAGAYSKKPLVKTNSSSTESSHGSQGRQAGPGYHHDVQGLSTFHTSKGGVYDRPQLAWSSQPKTDKDLAYWRRRGQDFSVLLGYSQKGGVEMKGLAAAPGAPRHPKESQLKVGTGTGYVRSGLREGCEVPGDCKWQSLGMENWNQPKKVGRQMSEGDREKLLQELYSLTLGDNVLSAQNKGKSQSLPRVLSPENMRCVEMPSLTNSNNSLSVTKTPSYPPNRLSVEPAKHHEMGGHFLPLVKPKYGRPLKPPSYELQRQTRAPAETAGFQDHYQKDEPTSYLAKVNETRQDACIQDSGLEPPVYVPPPSYKSPPHQNVTPHPLNEVPNTNTYATSDPQGPAEQVVPCQRPAVNTFEVGEDPCKDNHLPHGKQSHVRRPTDYLRSVQYIPFDDPRIRHIKIAPPEGLQHNTKYTENACSPSSGALQERDLEVQYNSAFLDASNLSSSAKEERTSNSSTHSNRWLAPSTRDQENCALPDQRDSCSTTNHSTRNEDSAEYTKGKFSVRNSHMDSTCETVTKVKKFEPGTGMQSKKSSKKKMNETIFCLVSIPVKSESNLPDTDRNNNITQSPDKNGFDNNGALQEQSLLSMSSTDLELQALTGSMTNKNELQKQELWRPEEFKQMNDLRFIQPAKHRELKYSGSWPGDQYKDQQTQTSFAEEPKSPQFFHGTKPGQPNTNKVLSPKLLGRTASTIGSKQTGLPSDGGSCRQSAYGMKGQTHLSQSSNSAFSRTASSVLQAPSPKAHHSQPVPAQERETSLLSKGDVVKGDAGAPCNSKELFGQFLLKPVSRRPWDAISELESFNKELQGQEESTSSEEDLESAVASPQAGALTQRRASRNEKSNQEPKHSGKSETVVPEVPVFKSGRVKSKSESWSMGTERGGEPGCIGSQGSSQPGGSSEGAGPADGSLITEMRMGEAKSRTNKQTVHVGPLKRVLSSSPSSSCYSNPFNNPVLQEISEDQNYLDFVKLSKGATPTNDTVLERGSVVRLSLTKRNQGRSEPDLRSVGLDVAPGPGANNSDHSSNANAVEIPVNESLQARAARILGIDIAVESLLPDDHVGPHPGASPRNGAQEFGSSMGSTVSDKEGKKDGSYEGRRKCGWTESALFVGVGGRSLYPDECQTAHQETSAKTLVTEQVLEHPASPSQGEDQNLVCKSAVYQHSEKRVRSTSKVIETLQGKLTSPPSRTAMDRLVRMKEVDSVSRMRRLSIKSADSGEEVDEEKLSRVQEERGSKLASSGAVSNRVISLNENGYLGGMDKKKIIRDFSLDTYDPTKVEKV; encoded by the exons ATGTTCAGTGTTGAGGACCTCCTGATTTCTCATGGATACAAATTGTCAAAAAATCCCCCCGTTTCATATGAGAACAGATATGATGGATACCGGCATGAAATCGTGGGGAACAGATCTGCTCAGAGAACACTGAACGGGTTTGAGACAGAATTGAGAGCTGGGGCATACAGCAAGAAACCTCTCGTGAAAACCAACTCGAGCAGCACTGAAAGCAGCCATGGGAGCCAAGGGAGGCAAGCGGGTCCTGGTTACCACCATGACGTTCAGGGTTTGTCCACTTTTCATACTTCAAAAGGGGG ggTTTATGATAGGCCTCAATTAGCATGGTCTTCCCAGCCCAAGACTGATAAAGATCTTGCCTACTGGAGAAGACGAGGACAGGACTTCAGTGTGCTCCTGGGCTATTCTCAGAAAGGTGGTGTGGAAATGAAAGgcctggctgcagccccaggggcaCCCCGGCACCCCAAGGAGAGTCAGCTGAAAGTGGGGACGGGCACAGGGTACGTCAGAAGCGGCCTGCGGGAGGGCTGCGAAGTGCCTGGCGACTGCAAATGGCAAAGTCTGGGAATGGAAAACTGGAACCAGCCAAAAAAGGTAGGGAGGCAAATGTCTGAGGGTGACAGGGAGAAACTCCTTCAAGAGCTGTATTCACTGACTCTGGGAGACAACGTACTGAGCGCCCAGAACAAGGGGAAATCGCAGTCATTGCCGAGGGTCCTTTCGCCAGAGAACATGAGGTGTGTGGAAATGCCCTCACTGACCAACAGTAACAACTCGCTCAGCGTAACTAAAACCCCCTCCTATCCCCCAAACAGACTGAGTGTGGAACCAGCCAAGCACCATGAAATGGGAGGCCATTTCCTTCCCCTGGTGAAACCCAAGTATGGGAGACCTCTGAAGCCTCCGTCCTATGAACTGCAGCGGCAGACAAGGGCACCTGCAGAAACTGCAGGTTTCCAGGACCACTACCAGAAAGACGAACCCACCTCCTACTTAGCCAAAGTTAATGAGACAAGGCAAGATGCTTGCATCCAAGACTCTGGTTTGGAGCCCCCGGTCTATGTACCTCCTCCTTCTTACAAATCCCCACCTCACCAAAACGTGACCCCACATCCCCTCAATGAAGTGCCTAACACCAACACGTATGCCACCAGCGATCCGCAGGGTCCTGCAGAGCAGGTTGTACCCTGCCAACGACCAGCTGTGAATACTTTTGAAGTGGGGGAGGACCCTTGCAAAGACAACCATCTTCCTCATGGGAAACAAAGCCATGTGAGGCGCCCCACTGACTACCTGCGTTCTGTTCAGTATATTCCCTTTGATGATCCTCGGATACGACACATTAAAATTGCACCACCAGAAGGTCTGCAGCACAACACTAAATACACTGAAAATGCATGTAGTCCCAGTTCTGGTGCTTTACAAGAGAGAGATCTCGAAGTACAGTACAACAGTGCCTTTTTGGATGCATCAAACTTGTCCAGttctgcaaaggaagaaagaacttCCAACAGCTCCACTCATAGCAACAGATGGTTGGCACCATCCACGCGAGATCAGGAAAACTGTGCCTTGCCTGACCAAAGAGACAGTTGTAGCACAACTAATCACAGCACCCGTAATGAAGACAGTGCAGAGTACACAAAAGGCaaattttctgtaagaaattcACATATGGACAGCACCTGTGAGACTgttacaaaagtaaaaaagtttGAACCTGGAACTGGGATGCAGAGCAAAAAgagttcaaagaaaaaaatgaatgaaactATATTTTGTTTGGTCTCTATCCCAGTTAAATCAGAATCCAATCTGCCAGATACAGATAGGAACAACAACATAACCCAGAGCCCTGATAAGAATGGGTTTGATAACAATGGGGCTTTGCAAGAACAAAGTCTCTTAAGTATGTCTTCAACTGACTTGGAGTTACAAGCGCTTACAGGAAGCATGACCAATAAAAATGAGTTACAAAAACAAGAGCTGTGGAGACCAGAAGAGTTCAAACAAATGAATGACCTCAGATTTATTCAGcctgcaaaacacagagagCTCAAATACTCTGGCTCCTGGCCAGGTGATCAGTACAAAGACCAGCAGACACAGACCAGTTTTGCCGAAGAACCTAAAAGCCCACAATTTTTCCATGGTACAAAGCCTGGGCAGCCCAATACTAACAAAGTGCTGTCTCCGAAGCTCCTAGGACGTACAGCATCCACGATAGGGTCAAAACAGACAGGGTTACCTTCTGACggagggagctgcagacagAGTGCTTACGGGATGAAGGGTCAGACGCACCTCAGCCAGTCTAGCAACAGTGCATTTTCTAGGACTGCCAGCTCGGTCCTTCAGGCCCCCTCCCCAAAAGCCCACCACAGCCAGCCTGTGCCTGCCCAGGAGAGGGAAACCAGCCTTCTTTCCAAGGGAGATGTAGTTAAGGGAGACGCAGGCGCTCCCTGCAACAGTAAAGAGCTGTTTGGGCAGTTCCTGTTGAAGCCTGTAAGTCGCCGTCCCTGGGATGCAATAAGTGAGCTAGAAAGTTTTAACAAGGAGCtgcaagggcaggaggagagcacAAGCAGTGAAGAAGATTTGGAAAGTGCTGTGGCTTCTCCACAGGCAGGTGCACTTACACAGAGGAGGGCGTCCAGAAATGAGAAGTCAAACCAGGAGCCAAAACACAGTGGGAAATCGGAAACAGTTGTGCCAGAGGTGCCGGTATTTAAGTCAGGAAGAGTTAAAAGTAAGTCTGAAAGTTGGAGCATGGGGACAGAACGTGGCGGCGAGCCTGGCTGCATTGGTTCTCAAGGCTCCTCACAGCCAGGAGGGAGCAGTGAAGGAGCTGGGCCAGCAGATGGAAGTCTGATAACAGAAATGAGGATGGGGGAAGCCAAGAGCAGAACAAACAAGCAGACAGTTCACGTGGGCCCTCTCAAGAGAGTTTTGTCCAGTAGTCCAAGCAGTTCATGTTACAGTAATCCTTTCAATAACCCTGTCTTGCAGGAGATAAGTGAAGACCAAAATTACCTAGACTTTGTTAAACTGAGCAAAGGTGCAACTCCCACAAATGATACAGTGTTAGAGAGAGGCTCGGTAGTACGCTTGTCACTAACAAAGAGGAACCAAGGGCGCTCTGAGCCGGATTTGAGGTCAGTGGGACTTGATGTAGCCCCAGGACCTGGTGCTAACAATTCTGATCACTCTTCAAATGCAAATGCAGTGGAAATCCCTGTGAATGAGTCATTGCAGGCAAGAGCTGCAAGAATTTTAGGTATAGATATAGCAGTGGAGTCTCTCCTTCCAGATGACCATGTTGGGCCGCACCCAGGCGCTAGCCCTCGAAATGGTGCCCAGGAGTTTGGGTCATCAATGGGGAGCACAGTAAGtgacaaagaaggaaaaaaagatggttCTTATGAAGGCAGACGAAAGTGTGGCTGGACAGAGAGTGCTCTCTTTGTTGGGGTGGGAGGACGATCTTTATACCCTGATGAATGCCAGACCGCTCACCAGGAAACCAGTGCTAAAACACTAGTAACTGAGCAAGTTCTTGAACACCCTGCAAGTCCTAGCCAAGGTGAGGACCAAAACTTGGTTTGCAAGTCAGCTGTGTATCAGCACTCAGAAAAGAGAGTGAGAAGCACCTCAAAAGTGATAGAGACACTCCAAGGCAAGCTCACTTCTCCACCTAGTCGGACTGCCATGGATCGCTTAGTGCGAATGAAAGAAGTTGACTCTGTGTCGCGGATGAGACGCCTGAGCATTAAGAGCGCAGACTCGGGAGAGGAGGTGGACGAGGAGAAGCTGTCGAGGGTACAAGAGGAGAGAGGAAGTAAACTGGCAAGCTCAGGGGCAGTTTCTAATCGTGTTATCTCTCTCAATGAAAATGGATATTTAGGTGGAATGGACAAGAAGAAGATCATCAGAGACTTTTCTTTAG atacatATGACCCCACCAAAGTTGAAAAGGTGTAA